A region from the Saccharomonospora azurea NA-128 genome encodes:
- a CDS encoding pyridoxamine 5'-phosphate oxidase family protein has product MTQPRSEKMLPAPIEMRELSESECLDLLRAELVGRIVFTEKAMPAIRPVNYVLDGRDVIIRTRGDSWARRVADTVVAFEVDHIDNETHTGWSVVLLGTATIVTDIDTLVRVTDFRHRPWAPGHRDRYLRVQTGQLTGRRLSFVPA; this is encoded by the coding sequence GTGACACAACCACGGTCGGAGAAGATGCTGCCCGCTCCCATCGAGATGCGGGAGCTCAGCGAATCCGAATGCCTCGACCTGCTGCGGGCCGAGCTCGTCGGCCGCATCGTCTTCACCGAGAAAGCGATGCCCGCCATCCGCCCGGTGAACTACGTGCTCGACGGGCGCGACGTGATCATCAGAACCCGGGGCGACTCCTGGGCCCGCCGAGTGGCGGACACTGTGGTGGCCTTCGAGGTCGACCACATCGACAACGAGACCCACACCGGGTGGAGCGTGGTTCTGCTCGGTACCGCCACCATCGTCACGGACATCGACACCCTCGTGCGGGTCACCGACTTCCGCCACCGGCCCTGGGCGCCCGGACACCGCGACCGGTACCTCCGCGTCCAAACGGGCCAGCTCACCGGCCGACGACTCTCGTTCGTACCCGCCTGA
- a CDS encoding putative RNA methyltransferase has translation MSMRPAPAPAAPPGTVVAALRCSVCGDEMALEARTLRCPAEHSFDLARQGYVNLLHASVPKGTADTAAMVSAREAFLRGGFYAPLAHALASRAAPGTPGTSGEGLVVDAGAGTGYYLAHVLDALPETTGLALDVSAPALKRAARAHPRLGAAVWNLWKPWPVASGVADLVVNVFAPRNAGEFRRVLAPGGRLLVAGPGRGHLAELADELALLDVDADKTERLDATLAQGFRLVAREDVSDRVTLSPDDVRNVVLMGPNAHHLHRNGLADRLAAVAEPMTTSTVFTVSVYERLG, from the coding sequence ATGTCGATGCGCCCCGCCCCCGCACCAGCGGCTCCGCCCGGCACCGTCGTGGCCGCGTTGCGCTGTTCGGTGTGCGGCGACGAGATGGCGTTGGAGGCGCGCACGCTGCGGTGCCCGGCGGAGCACAGCTTCGACCTCGCCCGGCAGGGCTACGTCAACCTGCTGCACGCCTCGGTGCCGAAGGGCACGGCCGACACGGCGGCCATGGTGTCGGCGCGCGAGGCGTTCCTGCGCGGGGGCTTCTACGCGCCGCTGGCCCACGCGCTGGCGTCGCGGGCGGCACCCGGGACGCCGGGGACTTCCGGCGAGGGCCTCGTGGTCGACGCGGGCGCCGGCACGGGCTACTACCTCGCCCACGTCCTCGACGCACTGCCGGAGACGACCGGGCTCGCGCTCGACGTGTCGGCCCCCGCTCTCAAACGGGCCGCCCGCGCCCATCCGAGGCTCGGCGCGGCGGTGTGGAACCTGTGGAAACCGTGGCCGGTGGCCTCGGGCGTCGCCGACCTCGTGGTCAACGTCTTCGCGCCCCGCAACGCCGGCGAGTTCCGCCGGGTGCTCGCCCCGGGCGGGCGGCTGCTCGTGGCAGGGCCGGGCCGCGGTCACCTCGCCGAACTCGCCGACGAGCTCGCTCTCCTCGACGTCGACGCCGACAAGACCGAGCGCCTGGACGCCACGCTCGCCCAGGGCTTCCGGCTCGTCGCCCGCGAGGACGTCAGCGACCGGGTGACCCTCTCGCCCGACGACGTGCGCAACGTCGTCCTCATGGGACCCAACGCCCACCACCTGCACCGCAACGGCCTCGCCGACCGGCTCGCCGCCGTCGCGGAACCGATGACCACGTCCACCGTGTTCACGGTGTCGGTGTACGAGAGGCTGGGCTGA
- a CDS encoding ammonium transporter gives MDGNTAWLLTSAALVLLMTPGLAFFYGGMVRAKSVLNMLMMCFGAMGLVGVLWVLYGYSAAYGTDVAGLLGNPFDHLGLSGLMTPGGDPTAGTVDVAFQAMFAIITTALIAGAVADRMKFGAWMLFAGLWVSLVYFPVAHWVWGDGGWIDELGALDFAGGTAVHINAGAAALGLVLVLGRRVGWPAEPMKPHNLPFVMLGAGLLWFGWFGFNAGSAYAADGVAGIAFVNTVTAACAAMLAWLLTERLRHGRATSLGAASGVVAGLVAITPACAFVDTWGALLVGAVAGTLCALAVSLKYRFGVDDSLDVVGVHLVGGLVGTVLLGFVATSSVVGEGGRDGLFYGGGAGLLGVQVLSAVAVMAYSLLVAVLLGLLVKKVTGGRVSPKQEMSGIDEAEHAESAYDFAGARGGRATLVPTHAVAPSTPEGVSGRKLEKSTS, from the coding sequence GTGGACGGCAATACGGCCTGGTTGCTCACCAGCGCCGCACTGGTGCTGCTGATGACGCCGGGACTGGCGTTCTTCTACGGCGGCATGGTGCGCGCGAAGAGCGTGCTGAACATGCTGATGATGTGTTTCGGGGCCATGGGGCTCGTCGGGGTCCTGTGGGTGCTCTACGGCTACTCCGCGGCGTACGGCACCGACGTGGCGGGGCTGCTCGGCAACCCGTTCGACCACCTCGGGCTCTCCGGGCTCATGACTCCCGGGGGCGATCCGACGGCCGGCACGGTGGACGTCGCGTTCCAGGCGATGTTCGCGATCATCACCACCGCACTGATCGCGGGCGCGGTGGCCGACCGGATGAAGTTCGGCGCGTGGATGCTGTTCGCGGGCCTGTGGGTGAGTCTCGTGTACTTCCCCGTCGCGCACTGGGTGTGGGGCGACGGTGGCTGGATCGACGAGCTCGGCGCCCTGGACTTCGCGGGCGGTACCGCCGTGCACATCAACGCTGGTGCGGCGGCTCTCGGCCTGGTGCTGGTGCTGGGCCGGCGCGTCGGGTGGCCTGCGGAGCCGATGAAGCCGCACAACCTCCCGTTCGTCATGTTGGGGGCCGGGCTGCTGTGGTTCGGGTGGTTCGGGTTCAACGCGGGGTCGGCGTACGCGGCCGATGGCGTCGCGGGGATCGCGTTCGTCAACACGGTGACGGCCGCCTGCGCGGCGATGCTGGCGTGGCTGCTGACCGAGCGGCTGCGGCACGGCAGGGCCACGAGCCTCGGGGCGGCGTCGGGTGTGGTGGCCGGCCTCGTGGCGATCACTCCCGCGTGTGCGTTCGTCGACACGTGGGGCGCGCTGCTCGTCGGCGCCGTGGCGGGAACGCTGTGCGCGCTGGCCGTGAGCCTCAAGTACCGGTTCGGTGTCGACGACTCGCTGGACGTCGTGGGCGTGCACCTCGTCGGCGGGCTCGTCGGCACGGTGCTGCTGGGGTTCGTGGCGACGTCGTCGGTGGTCGGCGAAGGCGGCCGGGACGGCCTCTTCTACGGGGGCGGCGCCGGACTGCTGGGCGTCCAGGTGCTCAGCGCGGTGGCGGTCATGGCCTACTCGCTGCTGGTCGCGGTGCTGCTGGGACTGCTCGTCAAGAAGGTCACCGGCGGCCGCGTGAGCCCGAAACAGGAGATGTCGGGCATCGACGAGGCGGAGCACGCCGAGTCCGCGTACGACTTCGCCGGAGCGCGTGGAGGACGGGCCACGCTGGTCCCGACGCACGCGGTCGCACCATCCACCCCGGAGGGCGTCTCCGGTCGGAAGCTGGAGAAGAGTACGTCATGA
- a CDS encoding P-II family nitrogen regulator, which translates to MKLVTAIVKPYALNAIRSALEELGVLGMTVGEVQGYGRQKGHTEVYRGAEYAVDFVAKTRVDVVTDDDLADKVVDAVVAAAHTGRIGDGKVWVTPVETVVRVRTGERDEEAL; encoded by the coding sequence ATGAAGCTGGTCACCGCGATCGTCAAGCCCTACGCCCTGAACGCGATCCGTTCCGCTCTCGAAGAGCTCGGCGTGCTGGGGATGACGGTGGGAGAGGTCCAGGGCTACGGACGGCAGAAGGGGCACACGGAGGTCTATCGCGGCGCGGAGTACGCCGTCGACTTCGTGGCCAAGACCCGCGTCGACGTCGTCACCGACGACGACCTGGCGGACAAGGTGGTGGACGCCGTGGTGGCGGCGGCCCACACCGGGCGCATCGGCGACGGGAAGGTGTGGGTGACCCCGGTCGAGACGGTGGTCCGGGTCCGCACCGGCGAGCGTGATGAGGAGGCACTGTAG
- the ffh gene encoding signal recognition particle protein has translation MFDTLSDRLTSVLQNLRGKGKLSDADIDATAREIRIALLEADVALPVVREFIKQVKERAKGAEVSEALNPAQQVIKIVNEELIAILGGETRRLNLAKNPPSVIMLAGLQGSGKTTLAGKLALWLKKQGHAPLLVACDLQRPNAVTQLQVVGERAGVATFAPEPGNGVGDPVDVARRSIEEARRAQHDVVIVDTAGRLGVDEELMRQAADIRDAVTPDETLFVVDAMIGQDAVTTAEAFRDGVGFSGVVLTKLDGDARGGAALSVRHVTGEPILFASNGEKLDDFDVFHPDRMASRILGMGDMLTLIEQAEQAFDQEKAEQTAAKLGTGELTLEDFLEQMQAVRRMGPIGNLLGMLPGAGQMKDQLSQVDDAHLDRLQAIIRGMTPAERANPKMINASRRQRIAKGSGVTVRDVNDLVNRFFEARKMMQQMAGRFGFGAGNSATKKRKGKKGKKGKNKGPTQPKLKGGFPGGFPGGRPQGGGMPDLSQLGGGLNDLPPGFDPSKLKLPKKK, from the coding sequence GTGTTCGACACACTCTCCGATCGACTCACGTCGGTCCTGCAGAACCTGCGCGGCAAGGGCAAGCTCTCCGACGCCGACATCGACGCGACAGCGCGGGAGATCCGCATCGCGTTGCTGGAGGCGGACGTCGCCCTGCCCGTGGTCCGAGAGTTCATCAAGCAGGTCAAGGAGAGGGCCAAGGGCGCCGAGGTCTCGGAGGCGCTGAACCCGGCCCAGCAGGTCATCAAGATCGTCAACGAGGAGCTCATCGCCATCCTCGGCGGCGAGACTCGGCGGCTGAACCTCGCGAAGAACCCGCCGTCGGTCATCATGCTGGCCGGTCTGCAGGGTTCCGGTAAGACCACGCTGGCGGGCAAGCTCGCGCTGTGGCTGAAGAAGCAGGGCCACGCCCCGCTGCTCGTCGCGTGCGACCTGCAGCGGCCGAACGCCGTGACCCAGCTGCAGGTGGTCGGTGAACGGGCCGGTGTCGCCACGTTCGCGCCCGAGCCCGGCAACGGCGTGGGCGACCCGGTGGACGTCGCACGCCGGTCGATCGAGGAGGCGCGCCGCGCCCAGCACGACGTGGTCATCGTCGACACGGCCGGTCGGCTCGGTGTCGACGAGGAGCTGATGCGGCAGGCCGCCGACATCCGCGACGCCGTCACGCCCGACGAGACGTTGTTCGTGGTCGACGCGATGATTGGTCAGGACGCGGTCACCACGGCCGAGGCCTTCCGCGACGGCGTCGGCTTCTCCGGCGTGGTGCTGACGAAGCTCGACGGCGACGCCCGGGGTGGTGCCGCGCTGTCGGTGCGGCACGTCACCGGTGAGCCGATCCTGTTCGCGTCGAACGGCGAGAAGCTCGACGACTTCGACGTCTTCCACCCCGACCGGATGGCCAGCCGCATCCTCGGGATGGGCGACATGCTCACCCTGATCGAGCAGGCCGAGCAGGCCTTCGACCAGGAGAAGGCGGAGCAGACGGCGGCCAAGCTGGGCACCGGCGAGCTCACGCTGGAGGACTTCCTGGAGCAGATGCAGGCCGTGCGGCGGATGGGCCCGATCGGCAACCTGCTCGGCATGCTGCCCGGTGCTGGGCAGATGAAGGACCAGCTCTCGCAGGTCGACGACGCCCACCTGGACCGGCTGCAGGCGATCATCCGGGGCATGACTCCCGCCGAGCGGGCCAATCCCAAGATGATCAACGCGTCGCGCAGGCAGCGCATCGCCAAGGGGTCCGGCGTCACCGTGCGGGACGTCAACGACCTGGTGAACCGCTTCTTCGAGGCCCGCAAGATGATGCAGCAGATGGCGGGCCGCTTCGGCTTCGGTGCGGGCAACAGCGCCACGAAGAAGCGCAAGGGCAAGAAGGGCAAGAAGGGCAAGAACAAGGGGCCCACGCAGCCCAAGCTCAAGGGCGGTTTCCCCGGTGGCTTCCCCGGTGGGAGGCCCCAGGGCGGCGGCATGCCCGACCTGTCCCAGCTCGGTGGCGGGCTCAACGACCTCCCGCCCGGGTTCGACCCGTCGAAGCTGAAGCTGCCGAAGAAGAAGTAG
- a CDS encoding amidohydrolase family protein, whose translation MYHLRGVVLPSGEERDVWISGGRITFEPVEGARTLDGAFVVPGLVDAHCHPGIGPDGATTLDEACAQAIRDRDAGTLLIRDCGLPIDVRPLQARDDLPRIIRSGRHLALPKRYLPGYAIELEHPDDLPAAVAAQAADGDGWVKLVGDWIDRSVGDLAPLWPEDVLAEAIRVAHEAGARVTAHVFGEAALPGLIEAGIDCLEHGTGLSSDQLAELARRNVALVPTLINIDNFPAIADTAVRYPTYAAHMRALHAGVTDMVGAAVDAGVAVYAGSDAGGMVEHGRLVDEIEALHKAGMTREQALASASWAARDWLGVESITEGASADLLVFDEDPREDLSVLRTPRHVVLRGALID comes from the coding sequence GTGTACCACCTTCGCGGGGTCGTGCTCCCGAGCGGCGAGGAGCGCGACGTCTGGATCAGTGGCGGGCGGATCACGTTCGAACCCGTCGAGGGCGCTCGCACCCTCGACGGCGCGTTCGTGGTCCCGGGCCTCGTCGACGCCCACTGCCACCCCGGCATCGGACCGGACGGGGCCACGACTCTCGACGAGGCGTGCGCGCAGGCGATCCGCGACCGGGACGCGGGCACCCTGCTGATCAGGGACTGCGGGTTGCCGATCGACGTGCGCCCGCTCCAGGCTCGCGACGACCTGCCCCGCATCATCCGCAGCGGTCGCCATCTCGCCCTGCCGAAGCGCTACCTGCCCGGCTACGCGATCGAACTGGAGCACCCGGACGACCTCCCCGCGGCCGTGGCTGCCCAGGCCGCCGACGGCGACGGGTGGGTGAAGCTCGTCGGCGACTGGATCGACCGCTCGGTGGGTGACCTCGCGCCGCTGTGGCCCGAGGACGTGCTCGCCGAGGCGATCCGGGTCGCTCACGAGGCCGGCGCGCGCGTGACGGCACACGTCTTCGGTGAGGCCGCCCTTCCGGGCCTGATCGAGGCGGGCATCGACTGCCTCGAACACGGCACGGGGCTGTCCTCCGACCAGCTGGCCGAGCTCGCCCGCCGGAACGTCGCGCTGGTGCCCACGCTGATCAACATCGACAACTTCCCGGCCATCGCGGACACGGCCGTGCGCTACCCGACGTACGCGGCCCACATGCGGGCCCTGCACGCGGGCGTCACCGACATGGTGGGCGCGGCGGTCGACGCAGGGGTGGCCGTGTACGCGGGCTCCGACGCGGGCGGCATGGTGGAACACGGACGGCTCGTCGACGAGATCGAGGCCCTGCACAAGGCCGGGATGACCCGGGAGCAGGCACTCGCGTCGGCGTCGTGGGCCGCCCGCGACTGGCTGGGTGTCGAGAGCATCACCGAGGGCGCGTCGGCGGATCTGCTCGTGTTCGACGAGGACCCGCGCGAGGACCTGTCGGTACTGCGCACCCCGCGCCACGTCGTCCTGCGTGGTGCCTTGATCGACTGA
- a CDS encoding CPBP family intramembrane glutamic endopeptidase has protein sequence MEDEGATSARTGLVFGAHWALLAFIASLGVYYALALLLSGFAFHGRIGLADLGPLILLAFVPNLLLGLGPVVASRRWGRGVRADFGLRPTGRDLRVGLACGGFSLLAAYVLNLVLMQVYGSRYLSDSTTDVLRGMSSSIGWLVFAALVVVVAAPLTEELLFRGALWTGLAHYRVPPWVILVLTALVFAQVHGEPERTLALLGQGIAIGAARLITGRVSASVIAHATNNLPPALLLFGGA, from the coding sequence GTGGAGGACGAGGGGGCGACGTCGGCCCGGACCGGGCTGGTGTTCGGCGCACACTGGGCTCTGCTCGCGTTCATCGCCTCGCTCGGTGTCTACTACGCCCTCGCGCTGCTGCTGTCGGGCTTCGCGTTCCACGGGCGGATCGGTCTCGCCGACCTGGGACCGCTGATCCTGCTGGCCTTCGTCCCGAATTTGCTGCTGGGCCTCGGCCCGGTCGTCGCGTCGCGGCGGTGGGGACGAGGAGTGCGGGCCGACTTCGGCCTGCGGCCCACGGGCCGCGACCTGCGCGTCGGTCTGGCCTGCGGTGGTTTCTCGCTGCTCGCGGCGTACGTGCTGAACCTCGTGCTGATGCAGGTCTACGGCAGTCGGTACCTGTCGGACTCCACCACCGACGTGTTGCGCGGGATGTCGTCCAGCATCGGTTGGCTCGTGTTCGCCGCGCTCGTCGTGGTGGTGGCCGCACCGCTGACGGAGGAGCTGCTGTTCCGCGGTGCGCTGTGGACAGGGCTCGCGCACTACCGCGTCCCGCCGTGGGTGATCCTCGTGCTCACGGCCCTGGTCTTCGCCCAGGTCCACGGCGAGCCGGAACGCACGCTCGCGTTGCTGGGGCAGGGGATCGCCATCGGAGCCGCGCGCCTGATCACCGGCCGCGTGAGCGCGAGTGTCATCGCGCACGCCACCAACAATCTGCCGCCCGCGTTGTTGCTGTTCGGCGGCGCGTGA
- a CDS encoding CPBP family intramembrane glutamic endopeptidase encodes MRSSDSQDPVGEVVGAGAAESAQAQPHEPSGIHRPTHRWGFGAFLFVEGVLLATAAFVGVFIGEATPETIPVRDVLIGTMAPTMLAALSALAITKVRGNGPLADLCLAWRWDDVKVGLKFGALGLVCTVVGVLVWTQVVGEDNATSAIGALVEDKPMSVSAAVTMFVYLWLLGPICEEIIYRGLLWGAAERLGWGSERWGRFAAFVLSTAVFAVSHLEPLRTSLLIVIAIPIGLARLVTGRLLGSIVAHQMNNFLPALAILLTALGVLAT; translated from the coding sequence GTGAGGTCGTCGGACTCGCAGGATCCCGTGGGCGAGGTGGTCGGCGCCGGGGCAGCCGAGTCGGCGCAGGCCCAGCCGCATGAGCCGTCCGGGATCCACCGGCCCACCCATCGGTGGGGCTTCGGTGCGTTCCTCTTCGTGGAGGGAGTGCTGCTCGCGACCGCCGCGTTCGTCGGGGTCTTCATCGGCGAGGCGACGCCGGAGACGATCCCCGTGCGGGACGTGCTCATCGGCACGATGGCCCCCACCATGCTCGCGGCGCTGTCCGCGCTGGCCATCACCAAGGTCCGCGGCAACGGCCCCCTGGCGGATCTGTGCCTCGCGTGGCGCTGGGACGACGTGAAGGTCGGCCTCAAGTTCGGCGCGTTGGGGCTCGTGTGCACGGTCGTCGGGGTGCTGGTCTGGACCCAGGTCGTGGGGGAGGACAACGCCACCTCGGCGATCGGCGCGCTGGTCGAGGACAAGCCGATGTCGGTGTCGGCGGCCGTGACGATGTTCGTCTACCTGTGGCTGCTCGGCCCGATCTGCGAGGAGATCATCTACCGCGGACTGCTCTGGGGTGCGGCGGAGCGGCTGGGCTGGGGCAGCGAACGGTGGGGCCGCTTCGCGGCGTTCGTGCTGTCCACGGCGGTGTTCGCGGTGAGTCATCTCGAACCGCTGCGCACCTCGCTGTTGATCGTCATCGCCATCCCGATCGGTCTGGCCCGGCTGGTGACGGGCCGCCTGCTCGGCAGCATCGTGGCGCACCAGATGAACAACTTCCTGCCCGCGCTGGCGATACTGCTCACGGCGCTCGGCGTCCTCGCGACGTGA
- the rpsP gene encoding 30S ribosomal protein S16, whose amino-acid sequence MAVKIKLQRLGKIRAPYYRIVVADARTRRNGRAIETIGKYHPKQEPSFIEVDSERAQYWLKVGAQPTEPVQRILEVTGDWQKFKGLPGGEGTLRQPEAKPSKQELFNAALAAANEEPGVEATTPKKKGGKKADKAESADAPAEKSESGDSAEKKADEA is encoded by the coding sequence GTGGCTGTCAAGATCAAGCTGCAGCGCCTCGGCAAGATTCGTGCGCCCTACTACCGCATCGTGGTCGCGGATGCCCGCACCCGTCGTAACGGCCGGGCCATCGAGACCATCGGCAAGTACCACCCGAAGCAGGAGCCGAGCTTCATCGAGGTGGACTCGGAGCGCGCTCAGTACTGGCTGAAGGTCGGTGCCCAGCCCACGGAGCCGGTGCAGCGCATCCTCGAGGTCACCGGCGACTGGCAGAAGTTCAAGGGCCTGCCCGGCGGCGAGGGCACGCTCCGCCAGCCGGAGGCCAAGCCCTCGAAGCAGGAGCTCTTCAACGCGGCGCTCGCCGCGGCGAACGAGGAGCCCGGTGTCGAGGCCACCACGCCCAAGAAGAAGGGCGGCAAGAAGGCGGACAAGGCCGAGTCGGCCGACGCCCCCGCCGAGAAGTCCGAGTCCGGTGACTCGGCCGAGAAGAAGGCCGACGAGGCGTGA
- a CDS encoding RNA-binding protein — protein sequence MSFLADSLEHLVRGIVDNPDDVQVELITTRRGRTLEVHVHPDDLGKVIGRGGRTATALRTVMGSVGGRGVRVDVIDTDR from the coding sequence GTGAGCTTCCTCGCCGATTCGCTCGAACACCTGGTTCGCGGCATCGTCGACAACCCGGACGACGTGCAGGTCGAGCTGATCACCACCCGTCGGGGCCGGACGTTGGAGGTCCACGTCCACCCCGACGACCTGGGCAAGGTGATCGGCCGGGGTGGCCGTACCGCCACCGCGCTGCGCACCGTGATGGGATCGGTCGGTGGTCGCGGCGTCCGTGTGGACGTCATCGACACCGACCGCTGA
- the rimM gene encoding ribosome maturation factor RimM (Essential for efficient processing of 16S rRNA), whose amino-acid sequence MQFVVGRVVKPHGIRGELAVEVRTDSPEERFDPGVVLTGRSRDGSTRPLTVAAVRPHGGRLLVRFREVPDRTAAEEARGLTLLIDADELPPIDDPDEFYDHQLEGLRAELTDGTAVGTVREVVHSPGGELLSVDVGEPGSPREVLVPFVTAIVPHVDLAEGRIVLDPPEGLLDG is encoded by the coding sequence GTGCAGTTCGTGGTGGGCAGAGTCGTCAAACCGCACGGCATTCGTGGCGAACTCGCCGTCGAGGTGAGGACTGATTCGCCCGAGGAGCGTTTCGACCCGGGCGTGGTGCTCACCGGTCGCTCGCGCGACGGAAGCACCCGCCCGCTCACCGTGGCAGCCGTCCGTCCTCACGGCGGACGGCTGCTCGTGCGCTTCCGCGAGGTGCCCGATCGCACGGCGGCCGAGGAGGCCAGGGGACTGACCCTGCTGATCGACGCCGACGAGCTGCCGCCGATCGACGACCCGGACGAGTTCTACGACCATCAGCTGGAAGGCCTTCGCGCCGAGTTGACCGACGGCACGGCCGTCGGCACGGTCCGCGAGGTGGTGCACTCGCCCGGTGGCGAGTTGCTCTCCGTCGACGTGGGTGAACCCGGTTCGCCGCGTGAGGTCCTCGTGCCGTTCGTGACCGCGATCGTGCCCCACGTCGACCTCGCCGAGGGGCGGATCGTGCTCGATCCGCCCGAGGGTCTGCTCGACGGCTGA
- the trmD gene encoding tRNA (guanosine(37)-N1)-methyltransferase TrmD yields the protein MSESSSSPPPLRIDVVTIFPEYLEPLRAALLGRAIERGLLEIGVHDLRDWTHDVHRAVDDAPYGGGPGMVMKPQVWGEALDDVCSDRTRLIVPTPAGRPFTQQLAREYSHEQHLVFACGRYEGIDQRVMEDAARRMPVDEVSLGDFVLVGGEVAVLAMVEAVARLLPGVLGNPVSAEQDSFSDGLLEGPSYTRPEVWRDLAVPSVLRSGNHALIDRWRRDQSLARTFHRRPDLLERLPDGSLDKHDREVLERLRREAGD from the coding sequence GTGAGCGAGTCGAGCTCTTCCCCACCGCCACTCCGCATCGACGTCGTCACGATCTTCCCGGAGTACCTCGAACCTCTGCGGGCCGCGCTGCTCGGCAGAGCCATCGAGCGGGGACTGCTGGAGATCGGCGTGCACGACCTGCGCGACTGGACTCACGACGTGCACCGCGCCGTCGACGACGCTCCCTACGGCGGCGGCCCCGGCATGGTGATGAAACCCCAGGTGTGGGGTGAGGCCCTGGACGACGTGTGCAGCGATCGGACGCGTCTGATCGTGCCCACCCCCGCGGGGAGGCCGTTCACCCAGCAGCTGGCGCGGGAGTACTCGCACGAACAGCACCTGGTGTTCGCGTGCGGTCGTTACGAGGGAATCGACCAGCGCGTGATGGAGGACGCCGCGCGACGCATGCCGGTGGACGAGGTGTCCCTCGGCGACTTCGTGCTGGTCGGGGGAGAGGTCGCCGTGCTCGCCATGGTCGAGGCGGTGGCCCGGCTGCTGCCCGGCGTGCTGGGCAACCCGGTCTCGGCCGAGCAGGACTCGTTCTCCGACGGACTGCTGGAGGGGCCGAGTTACACCCGACCGGAGGTGTGGCGCGACCTTGCCGTGCCGTCCGTGCTGCGGTCCGGCAACCACGCGCTGATCGACCGATGGCGGCGGGACCAGTCGCTGGCGAGGACCTTCCATCGCCGACCCGACCTGCTCGAACGGTTGCCCGACGGTAGTCTCGACAAGCACGATCGCGAGGTGCTCGAGCGGCTCCGGCGGGAGGCCGGTGACTAG
- the rplS gene encoding 50S ribosomal protein L19, with translation MNTLDALDAQSLRSDIPYFRPGDTLKVHVRVIEGNRERNQVFEGVVIRRQGGGVRETFTVRKVSFGVGVERTFPVHSPNIAKIEVARRGDVRRAKLYYLRDLRGKAAKIKERRETPSAS, from the coding sequence ATGAACACCCTGGACGCGTTGGACGCTCAGTCGCTGCGTTCTGACATCCCCTACTTCCGCCCGGGCGACACGCTGAAGGTTCACGTCCGCGTCATCGAGGGCAACCGCGAGCGCAACCAGGTGTTCGAGGGCGTCGTCATCCGCCGCCAGGGCGGTGGCGTCCGCGAGACCTTCACCGTGCGCAAGGTCTCCTTCGGCGTCGGTGTCGAGCGCACCTTCCCGGTGCACTCGCCGAACATCGCCAAGATCGAGGTCGCCCGCCGCGGTGATGTGCGTCGCGCCAAGCTCTACTACCTGCGCGACCTGCGCGGCAAGGCCGCGAAGATCAAGGAGCGTCGGGAAACCCCCTCTGCTTCGTGA